From a single Populus trichocarpa isolate Nisqually-1 chromosome 17, P.trichocarpa_v4.1, whole genome shotgun sequence genomic region:
- the LOC18107240 gene encoding major pollen allergen Ole e 1, producing the protein MNQLIIFFLSSLFINSLSSKAEPPKKISAHITVMGIVYCDICSNNSFSRHSYFLPGAEVRMDCKFEASWPKTREQISFSVNRTTNRHGMYKLEIPSVDGIACAQAAIDSSCEASLMWSSSKACNVPGYKSSTKEIAIKVKQQNICIYSLNALNFRPSKTDAGLCGN; encoded by the exons ATGAATCAACTGATTATATTCTTTCTCTCATCCTTGTTTATCAACTCATTGTCTTCAAAGGCTGAACCACCTAAAAAGATTAGTGCCCATATCACTGTAATGGGTATTGTTTATTGTGATATCTGCTCCAACAACAGTTTCTCCAGACACAGCTACTTCTTACCAG GAGCTGAAGTTAGAATGGACTGCAAGTTCGAAGCAAGCTGGCCCAAAACCAGAGAGCAGATATCATTCTCAGTGAACAGAACCACAAATAGGCACGGAATGTACAAGCTAGAAATTCCTTCTGTTGATGGAATTGCATGTGCACAAGCAGCCATTGACTCCTCCTGTGAAGCAAGCTTAATGTGGAGTTCATCTAAAGCATGCAATGTTCCTGGATACAAATCTTCAACAAAAGAGATCGCAATAAAAGTCAAACAACAAAATATCTGCATCTACAGCCTTAATGCACTGAATTTTAGACCATCAAAGACAGATGCTGGCTTATGTGGAAATTGA